A region of the Culex quinquefasciatus strain JHB chromosome 1, VPISU_Cqui_1.0_pri_paternal, whole genome shotgun sequence genome:
taccaaaattgctAAGTTTCTGGATTCCCACATTCATAAATTCCCAACATCCTTTATTCGTAAAtttacagattaaaaaaatcccaGATTTTCATATTCctaaaatctcatgtttttaaattaccgcatttcaaaattcctaaatCCTCAAATTTCAAATCATCATAGTCACAAACAATCAAATTCTTGGAAATCGCAGAAATctcaaattttcagatttctaaaatcccataatttcaaaatcccaAATCATAAAATATTAAGTCACTCAAATAACCAAAATTCCAAATTAGTAAATTTCTTAAATCCCAACCACCTCGTTCTTTGATTCCTAAATTGCTATATCCTCTCATTCCAAAAAtctcaatttctaaaattttacaaattcgcaaaatcttttttttttcaaatatcaaaatcacagacttcaaaatttataaaatcccGAATACCcaaaattcctttattcctaaattccaaaaataataattatcttTCATTTCTaatcttcaaattttgaccaaatttgacGCCTCactaaaatatcaaattttcaaattcctcaaatattttatatattttgaaaatcccTCCGAATTCTTAAAATCCCAgattaccaaattcctaaaaaaatgaattctcaAATTCAAAGATACCGAAATTATTGAATATTGCCTTTTTCCATGATACTTTAATTCCCGAATCGTTTTAAAAcgcttcaaaaattcaaaatctaaaaattaaaataaaatctgaaatttccattttcttaaacaccaatattttcaaaatcctttactcccaaattcctaaatcatCTAATTTTGATTCCCAGATTCCCAATTTCCAGAATTCTTGAatattaaatttccaaattcgtcaaatcttcaatgcctaaattaccaaatttgcataaaattcTAAATACTCAAGCTCCTTGCATCCCAAATACACATAttcccaaaatttcaaattttcaatgccCCCAAATAGCCTGTTTCCCAGATTCTCAAATTTCTACATTCGAAAAATCTTAAATGCGAATATTTCCTAATTTTCACATTCGCAAGTTCTTTTTCGAAATCTGCTAAATTCCAACACTTTTAAATAtcccgaattcccaaaatacTGTTTCCAAAGTCTcagatttcaaaaattgcagattccctaattgagaaaattttaaatttctaaaatctcaaattgaaaaatttctgaaataacaTATTTCCAATCTACAATTCCCAGAAtctcaaaatcccaaattctcaGAACTCCATATTCTAGATTCCCAGGTTATCAAAAAGCCGAGTTCTCAAATTCccagattcccaaattccttaaatcctaaatagaaaaaaatgtcaaattcaaaaattctcattttctcaaatttccagATTGAAACAAAGTCACGCATTCCCAAAATCCctgattttcaaattatcaaattaatcTAATAAATCTTAAATTTCCAGACTACCAAAATTTTAGACTGCCAAATtcccagattaaaaaaaagtaattctaGAAATCCCAATTACCCAAAATTCCAAATACCCAGATTCTTATATtcccacatttaaaaaatgaaaatcttcgAATTTCTATCTATttatctattaaaaaaaatacttctcgtAAATTGTATTTGAAATAGGTTTAACTATAATTTcttctaaataaaataaaatagaatgtTAGGTATAATTGcgattaagggaccatccatattATACCATCAACCAcgtggtcatttttttttttgaaatctcaaccCTCCCCCCTtctcgtggacaattttcaaacaaaagaaatattgtttgtatggagcgtggacaaccgTCAaacaaaccccccccccctcccctaaagtgtccacgtgatttatggatggtccccaaatGGGTAAACGGATTAAAAgtgcttttattttaaattatcattTTAGCATTTCTTCAATCCGCTGCTAATTTTTATTACTTATCGATAAAAAAGCTGAAAAGTTGACTTTTCAGCACACAAATGAGTGctacaatagtagtttatgcaacaagttgcaaaaagaggattttttcagcacgagtcgtacatttatgcaacgaggttcaccgagttggataaatacgaagagtgctgaaaaaatcaagttttgcaacgagttccatacaattttttttgcaattccaaaaaacacactctgagtgaaaagtgttacttttcgaaacaagtgctgaaaagttcaacttttcagcacccatttgagtgctgaaaagtgaaacttttcagcatttattttgaaaaggggtgctattcgattctgttatttttggtacagaaaagtaggctatttcgtcgttcaagaatgataggaaaagtaagtagttcacgacggaattgcaaaaagaacttttcagcactgtttttGACAAATAAGCCATTCCGTCACcatagaatgacaggaaaagtaaacacACTAAGATTTTTTACCGTTCTTTGTTAACAAATTACCGAAATCTCTCTCCTAAACATagattttaagtaaatttaaaaatgttttgcagtCACAACACCTCCCTCTattcctttttgccttcctcaccttactgaggaaaggctataaaatcactcgaaaaatgaactttttaattagacctcctagacctaccttcatttgtacatatcgactcagaatcaccagctgagcaaatgtctgtgtgtttggctgtatgtagacatgtgtaccgaatcaatgtcactggaatatctcgtcactggctgaaccgattttgaccgtattggcctcattcgatttgtcttggggtcccataccTTCCTATTTAAAATTACACAGAATAATGaactacttcaaaagttatactaaaaaaactgtttcatacaaatttaaaattatacaaaaaagggtggtttttgaaaGATCATCTATGATGTTATATATCAATAGCAAGCGTTTCAAAATTCCTTTCGAATAGCACAAGAATTTTGATGATCCGGCAATCCTAACTTAAGTTATtataatttaagtaaaatttacataacctTTAAGTTCTAGGTCGATTGTCGTGAATCGTCACTGTTTGTGAAAAGCGTTGCCTCTTTTGCTTTATGAGAACTCTGTTTTTACTTGAGGAAAAGTCTACAAATAGTATGTATCTTATCAATTTCGGCATCTAATAAATTTTTGTATCCTTTAAATGCAAAGTTggttattaaatttgaattactttatttcaattcaattttaaaagtttaattttatcaaaagaaattgataaataattttaataagcCTTATAAAAATCTGTGATGCAGGATGAGAAAAGTCTGTATTTATCTTTTACCTCTAGAACTGGCATGACTGTTCGAGAGCTAATCGAATTTCAAACGTCAAACCCTTCGCAtcaatgttgttgtttatgTGTATACAAGAAAGTTGGAGGAAAAGTTGAGGGAAAGGCATCGGGCATAAAACCGGTCCGAATAACAGCAGTTTATGAATAATACCAGCTCCGGAACGAGAGTAGATCCTGCTGCGCGACAACCAAGAACCAGACGGGAGGATGAGCGGTTCCTGACAGAATCGCCCATAAAGTCAACGGACATCAACTACATGCTGTACAAGCAGAAGAACCTGTCCCCGGTGTGGTTCTCAATACCATTGGAACGACCTGGGTTGAACTCGAATGGCGACACGACCACGACGCTACAGGAGGTAGCGAAACGTGCAGAACCAGAGCCAGCGACTGAACCGGAACCCGCTACGGAACTAGGTAAGATGCTTTTGTGTGTGTCGCGTTGATTTACGTAGCATTTGGTTTAAACCACTAACCCGTTTGAACCACCTCCGTTGTCCATAGAACCGGAAAGCATGACCAAGCCGTCCTCAGAACTAGGCTCTGAACCTACTTCGAACCAGAACCGCATCCAGAACCCGAGGTGTCTTCAAACCGGAACCGAAAAGCACTTTCGAGTCGGAACCATCCGCAGAAAATACCGCGGGGCTAAGCTTGGAACCGAAGGTGGAACCCAAAACGAAGAAGACCAAGCGTGCCACCGGAGGTGAGAGTTGTTTGCGTGTAGTTTTTGAGTGTTAGTTGTCTGAACATCTTCCAGACTCTTAAATGATCATTCTATTTTAGACTCTCGTCTACCAGCGAGCGAACCCGAGCCAAAAGCCAGTAGCAAGTCGGATCTGACCGCCACCGGAGGGTTCGAGAAGGACGGCACCATGACGATCGTGTTCCGCTGCATGCTGGCGGCCAACGCTGGGCCGAGGAACCATCCAAGTTCACATATCAGGGACCAACTTGATAGGCTGCGGTCGTAAAAGTACTCGATGGCGATGCTCAAGGCAAACTTCCgcttaatgaaattaaaatttgaaagtagTATGTGATATTACTGTTGGCAATTTTTTCCtatgaaataaatttgaaaaaaactttattcaaaTAAACTGGATTATTTACACTAATTTGTGAAAAGTTCGTTGACGGTCGGGTCCGCTTTTGCCACTGGCCGACCATAAAGTTAGGAGATTTTCTTGAACTTGGAGGAGTGATTAAGTGGTTGTATGATTAAAGTTCTTTCTGATGTAAGAGTATATTTTGTAAGAatttgaggaaggcatcaaccaccttaaggtggattaagttacgtttttcCGATAACGCTACTAAAGTCAGCAAAGCGTATCCGCTTTAGAGAAGCAAAAGAACTCACTTTCGACACTTGATCTCAAAACGAGGAGGA
Encoded here:
- the LOC119770706 gene encoding protein TonB-like, which produces MNNTSSGTRVDPAARQPRTRREDERFLTESPIKSTDINYMLYKQKNLSPVWFSIPLERPGLNSNGDTTTTLQEVAKRAEPEPATEPEPATELEPESMTKPTRGVFKPEPKSTFESEPSAENTAGLSLEPKVEPKTKKTKRATGDSRLPASEPEPKASSKSDLTATGGFEKDGTMTIVFRCMLAANAGPRNHPSSHIRDQLDRLRS